A genomic segment from Streptomyces antibioticus encodes:
- a CDS encoding MarR family winged helix-turn-helix transcriptional regulator yields the protein MTATQGRPAAGDETNGDLAAEPRGAGGGSAGRSDTVAGVVGQWRAVRPELDTGPMEIVGRVNRCAALLQQAESAPLRRAGLSRPEFDLLGALMRTGHELTPGELARETFSSGAAVTKRLKVLTERGLVERRGDTRDRRVSHLRLTDAGRDLVDAVMPEQLAYEGAVLSPLDDDRQNELADLLGELLSRLEGHLRTRQP from the coding sequence ATGACGGCGACGCAGGGACGACCGGCGGCCGGAGACGAGACGAACGGCGACCTCGCCGCGGAACCCCGGGGAGCCGGAGGAGGCTCAGCCGGCCGGAGCGACACGGTCGCCGGTGTCGTAGGGCAGTGGCGGGCCGTCCGGCCCGAGCTGGACACCGGGCCCATGGAGATCGTCGGGCGGGTGAACCGCTGCGCCGCCCTGCTGCAACAGGCCGAGTCGGCGCCGCTGCGGCGGGCGGGGCTGAGCCGGCCCGAGTTCGACCTGCTGGGCGCGCTCATGCGCACCGGACACGAACTGACCCCCGGGGAACTGGCCCGCGAGACCTTCTCCTCCGGGGCCGCGGTCACCAAACGCCTCAAGGTGCTCACCGAACGCGGGCTGGTGGAGCGCCGCGGCGACACCCGCGACCGGCGCGTCTCCCACCTCCGGCTCACGGACGCGGGCCGGGACCTGGTCGACGCCGTCATGCCCGAGCAACTGGCCTACGAGGGCGCCGTACTTTCTCCCTTGGACGACGACCGGCAGAACGAACTCGCCGATCTGCTGGGGGAGTTGCTGAGCCGCCTGGAGGGGCATCTGCGGACGAGGCAGCCCTGA
- a CDS encoding FUSC family protein, with protein MPRPRLPLADVLRLDRPSDIWFKPALSVVVAVALPNLLLLALGRLDLAVYTMAGSLCALYAHNRPYEARARVLAWVVLGMVGGLAVALVAASLTDSAVVLVTVGALLAAAQKVLCDATRLGPPANVILAFISSASLFLPQTLGQVPGHVALALGAGAWAWLVCMAPGLLRPHGPERRATAHALTLAAAHAEQTRSDSHTHSHSRTSAAAAVHAAWQTVMSAHGDTTRRALERLLIRAEVALAAPADSDPARLRAWARDLRGTAPLPRPDDHLDDDELTGAEAERAVGGAPLRRRLGPLAPIAVRTALGCALAGYASLALGVGRPYWALVTAASLYQANVTLTWNRAVQRVVGNLAGVLVFAALVPLTRVHQVALVLVCLALNFGAEALISRNYWLGSVCVTPMALLITEFAQYQDSGRLITERVVDTLVGAAVGFVAAIAVTNRRAGDRLGHALTAVEEARDRAARLLAAPHPAPAALEQARRGLAAALVDLRATAEAAAGEWWQRALPEERVVTAEQSAHRTLAATVRRQGLHLAYTHARAEDVRR; from the coding sequence ATGCCCCGACCCCGCCTCCCCCTCGCCGACGTGCTGCGCCTCGATCGTCCCTCCGACATCTGGTTCAAGCCGGCCCTCAGCGTGGTCGTCGCCGTCGCCCTGCCGAACCTGCTCCTGCTGGCCCTCGGCCGGCTGGACCTGGCGGTGTACACGATGGCCGGGTCCCTGTGCGCCCTGTACGCCCATAACCGTCCCTACGAGGCGCGCGCCCGGGTCCTCGCCTGGGTGGTGCTCGGCATGGTCGGCGGTCTGGCCGTCGCGCTGGTCGCGGCCTCCCTCACCGACAGCGCCGTCGTCCTCGTCACCGTCGGCGCGCTGCTGGCGGCGGCGCAGAAGGTGCTGTGCGACGCGACCCGGCTCGGCCCGCCGGCCAATGTCATCCTCGCCTTCATCAGCTCCGCCTCGCTCTTCCTGCCGCAGACCCTCGGGCAGGTCCCCGGCCATGTGGCGCTCGCCCTCGGCGCGGGCGCCTGGGCCTGGCTCGTCTGCATGGCGCCGGGCCTGCTGCGGCCGCACGGCCCGGAGCGCCGCGCCACCGCCCACGCGCTCACCCTGGCGGCGGCGCACGCCGAGCAGACCCGCTCGGACTCACACACCCACTCCCACTCCCGCACCTCCGCGGCCGCCGCCGTCCACGCCGCCTGGCAGACGGTGATGTCGGCCCACGGCGACACCACGCGCCGTGCCCTCGAACGGCTCCTGATCCGTGCCGAGGTCGCGCTCGCCGCGCCCGCCGACAGCGACCCCGCCCGGCTCCGCGCCTGGGCCCGCGACCTGCGCGGCACCGCTCCGCTCCCGCGTCCCGACGATCACCTGGACGACGACGAGCTGACCGGCGCCGAAGCCGAACGGGCCGTCGGCGGGGCCCCGCTCCGGCGCCGTCTCGGCCCGCTCGCCCCCATCGCCGTACGCACCGCCCTCGGCTGCGCCCTCGCCGGGTACGCCTCCCTCGCGCTGGGCGTCGGCCGCCCGTACTGGGCCCTGGTCACCGCCGCCTCCCTCTACCAGGCGAACGTCACCCTCACCTGGAACCGCGCCGTCCAGCGGGTCGTCGGCAACCTCGCGGGCGTCCTCGTCTTCGCGGCGCTCGTCCCGCTCACCCGTGTCCACCAGGTGGCGCTCGTGCTGGTCTGCCTCGCGCTGAACTTCGGCGCGGAGGCGTTGATCAGCCGCAACTACTGGCTCGGCAGCGTCTGCGTGACCCCGATGGCACTGCTCATCACGGAGTTCGCCCAGTACCAGGACTCGGGCCGGCTGATCACGGAACGGGTCGTGGACACCCTGGTGGGCGCGGCGGTCGGTTTCGTCGCCGCGATCGCCGTCACCAACCGCCGCGCCGGGGACCGTCTCGGACACGCCCTGACGGCCGTCGAGGAGGCCCGGGACCGGGCGGCGCGCCTCCTGGCGGCACCGCACCCCGCCCCCGCCGCGCTGGAACAGGCCCGCCGCGGCCTCGCCGCCGCCCTGGTCGACCTGCGCGCCACCGCCGAGGCCGCCGCCGGTGAATGGTGGCAGCGCGCACTCCCCGAGGAGCGGGTGGTGACGGCCGAGCAGTCGGCACACCGTACGCTCGCGGCGACGGTACGACGCCAGGGACTCCACCTGGCCTACACCCACGCGCGAGCGGAGGACGTACGGCGATGA
- a CDS encoding DUF5134 domain-containing protein, translated as MHGPASPGWLLVALCAATGAYCLLRMRSAVEEQRRAAGGEALMGFGMAAMAIPAAVFTPPAWAWPLYAGVFGAAALRALWASRTRPHHLHHLVGASAMVYMAAVMAGSPAPASGHAHGHAGAGVPLLTGVLLLYFTGYVLVAGARLLPVHVPVAVPAGTVGSGAGSGSGSGVAWGDRPELARACRLSMGIGMLAMLLTM; from the coding sequence GTGCACGGACCGGCTTCGCCCGGCTGGCTGCTGGTCGCGCTGTGTGCGGCGACCGGCGCCTACTGTCTGCTGCGGATGCGCAGCGCCGTCGAGGAACAGCGCCGGGCCGCGGGCGGGGAGGCGCTCATGGGGTTCGGCATGGCCGCGATGGCGATACCCGCCGCGGTGTTCACCCCGCCCGCGTGGGCCTGGCCGCTCTACGCGGGAGTGTTCGGCGCGGCGGCACTGCGGGCGCTGTGGGCGTCCCGCACCCGGCCGCACCATCTGCATCACCTGGTCGGCGCCTCCGCCATGGTCTACATGGCCGCGGTGATGGCCGGCTCCCCCGCGCCGGCTTCCGGCCACGCCCATGGGCACGCCGGTGCCGGGGTCCCGCTGCTGACCGGTGTGCTGCTGCTGTACTTCACCGGATACGTCCTGGTGGCGGGCGCGCGCCTGCTGCCCGTGCACGTGCCGGTGGCGGTCCCCGCGGGGACCGTCGGGTCCGGGGCCGGGTCCGGGTCCGGGTCCGGCGTCGCGTGGGGCGACCGGCCCGAGCTGGCACGGGCGTGCCGGCTGTCCATGGGCATCGGGATGCTGGCGATGCTGCTGACCATGTGA
- a CDS encoding M56 family metallopeptidase: MMVPAVLLLLGALTAVAAPRLIARADWPDREPVVALWAWQCVVVAVLLCCALSMTLSAAAAWQAVRGHVFAPAPQAVVEAYGLGPTGPWAAATAVALACGGLWSGAMLVREIVRARVRRRSRQAELLVRAPLLPGEEATGGRLVVLEGKRPDAWWLPGAAPRLVVTTAALRRLKGRQLDAVLAHEQGHAQARHDWLLHSSSALATGFPQVPVFAAFQDEMHRLVELAADDVASRRFGRLTTALALVELNEERGVFGPAPTPQANVPQRVNRLLTPPDRLSAARRLRLTAAASLVPVIPVLVTLVPGLRALG; the protein is encoded by the coding sequence ATGATGGTCCCCGCGGTCCTGCTGTTGCTCGGAGCCCTGACCGCCGTGGCCGCGCCCCGGCTGATAGCCCGGGCCGACTGGCCGGACCGCGAACCGGTGGTGGCCCTGTGGGCGTGGCAGTGCGTGGTGGTCGCCGTCCTGCTGTGCTGCGCCCTGTCGATGACGCTCAGCGCGGCGGCGGCCTGGCAGGCGGTGCGGGGCCATGTCTTCGCACCGGCTCCGCAGGCGGTGGTGGAGGCGTACGGGCTGGGCCCGACCGGCCCCTGGGCGGCGGCGACCGCGGTGGCGCTGGCGTGCGGTGGGCTGTGGAGCGGGGCGATGCTGGTCAGGGAGATCGTACGGGCCAGAGTCCGGCGCCGGTCGCGGCAGGCCGAACTGCTGGTGCGGGCGCCGCTGTTGCCGGGCGAGGAGGCGACGGGCGGGCGGCTGGTGGTCCTGGAGGGCAAGCGTCCCGACGCCTGGTGGCTGCCGGGTGCGGCACCTCGACTGGTCGTCACCACAGCCGCGTTGCGCCGCCTGAAAGGGCGTCAACTGGACGCCGTACTGGCGCACGAGCAGGGGCACGCGCAGGCGCGGCACGACTGGCTGCTGCACTCCTCGTCCGCGCTGGCCACGGGGTTTCCGCAGGTCCCGGTGTTCGCCGCGTTCCAGGACGAGATGCACCGGCTGGTGGAGCTGGCCGCGGACGACGTGGCGTCGCGCCGCTTCGGCCGGCTCACGACCGCGCTGGCGCTGGTCGAACTCAACGAGGAGCGGGGGGTGTTCGGCCCCGCACCCACCCCGCAGGCGAACGTCCCCCAGCGGGTGAACCGGCTGCTCACCCCGCCGGACCGGCTGTCTGCCGCCCGGCGGCTGCGCCTGACGGCGGCGGCGTCGCTGGTGCCGGTGATCCCGGTGCTGGTGACCCTGGTACCGGGTCTGCGGGCCCTGGGCTGA
- a CDS encoding phosphatase PAP2 family protein — protein MPNLSVDSPHRPPALRTALTVSGLLGLCSLLLLVLVGAEWRPLLSADEDISRTTHRWAVADPGFTQVCRVLTDWVWDPLTMRLLAAAVAVWLMWRYADWWTAAWLVVTLTVGTLVQQGLKASVGRERPVWPDPVDSAQYAAYPSGHALTATLVCGVLLWLLHRHGVGPAVWRTAVAAAAVSVVGVGLTRIWLGVHWPTDVLGGWLLGAFLTTSAIAAHLRWRP, from the coding sequence ATGCCCAACCTGTCTGTCGACTCCCCCCACCGTCCCCCCGCCCTGCGCACGGCACTCACCGTCTCCGGTCTCCTGGGCCTGTGTTCGCTGCTGCTGCTCGTCCTGGTGGGGGCCGAGTGGCGCCCGCTGCTCTCCGCCGACGAGGACATCTCGCGCACCACCCACCGCTGGGCGGTCGCCGACCCGGGGTTCACCCAGGTGTGCCGCGTCCTGACGGACTGGGTCTGGGATCCGCTGACCATGCGGCTGCTGGCAGCGGCGGTGGCCGTCTGGCTGATGTGGCGGTACGCGGACTGGTGGACGGCGGCGTGGCTGGTCGTGACGTTGACGGTGGGGACCCTCGTCCAGCAGGGGCTGAAGGCCTCCGTCGGCCGGGAACGCCCGGTCTGGCCCGATCCCGTCGACTCCGCGCAGTACGCGGCCTACCCTTCGGGCCATGCCCTGACCGCCACGCTGGTGTGCGGCGTCCTGCTGTGGCTGCTGCACCGCCACGGCGTCGGCCCCGCAGTGTGGCGTACGGCGGTGGCGGCGGCCGCCGTCTCGGTGGTGGGCGTCGGCCTGACCCGCATCTGGCTGGGCGTCCACTGGCCCACGGACGTCCTCGGCGGCTGGCTCCTGGGCGCCTTCCTGACCACGTCGGCGATCGCCGCGCATCTGCGGTGGCGACCATGA
- a CDS encoding TetR/AcrR family transcriptional regulator, which produces MSPRSASVNEELRRRSRERLLQAAVEAVSEHGYEATTLGDIADRAGSARGLVSYYFPGKRQLVQSAVHRLMHRTLEEALEREPRTEDGRERMARAIDAILGLAGNRTVLMRQHMAGLLQAEGFVRCPEQQRLAELLRDTLARYGSQNVDADYPMLRSVLMGAVFAIVLPTVGMPVAAMREELFERYGLDRELGVPPDAEAPGGRCDTDLSRFFATESTGTKREGQSK; this is translated from the coding sequence ATGTCCCCGCGCAGCGCCTCGGTCAATGAAGAATTGCGACGGCGTTCCCGGGAGCGGCTGCTTCAGGCGGCCGTCGAGGCGGTGAGCGAGCACGGCTACGAGGCGACGACGCTCGGCGACATCGCGGACCGCGCGGGTTCGGCCCGCGGACTGGTGTCGTACTACTTCCCGGGCAAGCGCCAGCTCGTGCAGTCGGCCGTGCACCGGCTGATGCACCGCACGCTGGAAGAGGCCCTGGAGCGCGAGCCGCGCACGGAGGACGGCCGGGAGCGGATGGCACGGGCCATCGACGCGATCCTGGGCCTGGCCGGGAACCGCACGGTGCTGATGCGCCAGCACATGGCGGGGTTGCTCCAGGCCGAGGGGTTCGTGCGCTGCCCGGAACAGCAGCGGCTGGCCGAACTGCTGCGGGACACCCTGGCCCGGTACGGGTCACAGAACGTGGACGCCGACTACCCGATGCTGCGCTCGGTGCTGATGGGCGCCGTCTTCGCGATCGTGCTGCCCACCGTCGGCATGCCGGTCGCCGCGATGCGCGAGGAGCTGTTCGAGCGGTACGGGCTGGACCGGGAGCTGGGGGTCCCGCCGGACGCCGAGGCGCCCGGCGGGAGATGTGACACGGACCTGTCGCGGTTCTTCGCCACGGAGTCGACCGGGACGAAGCGCGAGGGTCAGTCGAAGTAG
- a CDS encoding LVIVD repeat-containing protein: MGVVAACTGLLAALLTAVPAAATPDPGDAPAAEQGISRSAQAEAAEAIASGEIPGQDEIVHSDNIEHLVNIPKDALPGTNSDLAFQGKYAFAGNYDGFRIFDISKPKAPKTVAQVLCPGSQNDISVSGDLLFLSTDSSRSDSSCNSTTQPATEKSSWEGMKVFDISDKRNPKYVAAVETACGSHTHTLVPERKNVYVYVSSYSPSATYPDCQPPHDGISVIKVPRKAPERAAVVSFPVLFPGEGPDGGGNPGSPTNPGVSKTTGCHDITVLPDKDLAAGACMGDGILFSIKDPENPKVIDQVQDNVNFAFWHSATFNQKADKVVFTDELGGGGAATCNAEIGPDRGADGIYDIVGKGDKRKLVFRSYFKIPRHQADTENCVAHNGSLIPVKGKDLMVQAWYQGGVSVWDFTNSSKPKEIAYFERGPISTTTLVGGGAWSAYYYNGYIYSNDIAKGFDVLKLSDRRTDPAKRIRLDELNVQTQPDYFD; encoded by the coding sequence ATGGGTGTCGTAGCCGCCTGTACCGGACTTCTGGCCGCACTGCTCACCGCGGTACCGGCCGCCGCGACCCCCGACCCCGGGGACGCACCGGCCGCGGAGCAAGGGATCTCCCGCAGTGCTCAGGCCGAGGCCGCCGAGGCGATAGCCTCCGGCGAGATACCCGGGCAGGACGAGATCGTCCACTCCGACAACATCGAGCACCTCGTCAACATCCCCAAGGACGCCTTGCCGGGCACCAATTCGGACCTGGCGTTCCAGGGCAAGTACGCCTTCGCCGGCAACTACGACGGCTTCCGCATCTTCGACATCAGCAAGCCGAAGGCGCCGAAGACCGTCGCCCAGGTGCTCTGCCCGGGCTCGCAGAACGACATCTCGGTCTCCGGCGATCTGCTCTTCCTCTCCACCGACTCCTCGCGCAGCGACAGCAGTTGCAACAGCACCACGCAGCCCGCGACGGAGAAGTCCTCCTGGGAGGGCATGAAGGTCTTCGACATCAGCGACAAGCGCAACCCGAAGTACGTCGCCGCCGTCGAGACCGCCTGCGGTTCGCACACCCACACCCTGGTGCCCGAGCGCAAGAACGTCTACGTGTACGTCTCCTCGTACTCGCCCAGCGCCACCTACCCGGACTGCCAGCCCCCGCACGACGGCATCTCCGTCATCAAGGTGCCGCGCAAGGCGCCCGAGCGGGCGGCGGTCGTGAGCTTCCCCGTCCTCTTCCCGGGCGAGGGCCCCGACGGCGGCGGCAACCCGGGCTCGCCCACCAACCCGGGCGTGTCCAAGACCACCGGCTGCCACGACATCACCGTCCTGCCGGACAAGGACCTGGCGGCCGGTGCCTGCATGGGTGACGGCATCCTGTTCTCCATCAAGGACCCGGAGAACCCGAAGGTCATCGACCAGGTCCAGGACAACGTCAACTTCGCGTTCTGGCACTCGGCGACCTTCAACCAGAAGGCCGACAAGGTCGTCTTCACCGACGAGCTGGGCGGCGGCGGCGCGGCCACCTGCAACGCGGAGATCGGCCCGGACCGCGGCGCGGACGGCATCTACGACATCGTCGGCAAGGGCGACAAGCGCAAGCTCGTCTTCCGCAGCTACTTCAAGATCCCGCGTCACCAGGCGGACACCGAGAACTGCGTGGCCCACAACGGCTCGCTGATCCCGGTCAAGGGCAAGGACCTCATGGTCCAGGCGTGGTACCAGGGCGGCGTCTCGGTCTGGGACTTCACCAACTCCTCGAAGCCGAAGGAGATCGCGTACTTCGAGCGCGGCCCGATCTCCACCACCACGCTCGTCGGCGGGGGAGCCTGGTCGGCGTACTACTACAACGGCTACATCTACTCGAACGACATCGCCAAGGGCTTCGACGTGCTGAAGCTCAGCGACCGGCGCACGGATCCGGCGAAGCGGATCCGCCTGGACGAGCTGAACGTCCAGACCCAGCCGGACTACTTCGACTGA
- a CDS encoding DUF305 domain-containing protein translates to MLNRRVALVTAVASLVLALAACDSDTEAKSGAADGPSVIAPGLPGEANSTLSAEEAADRRAEDDTPNSADVAYARKMIEHHAQALEMTRLVPDRARSGDVKRLALRISASQQPEIETMRGWLKTHGKSETADTHTHDTMPGMATAAQLEKLRAADGKAFDDLFLTLMIAHHEGAITMATDVKAQGNNLLIEEMADDVVAQQTSEINRMRRML, encoded by the coding sequence GTGCTCAACCGCCGGGTAGCCCTGGTCACCGCGGTCGCGTCGCTCGTCCTGGCGCTGGCCGCCTGCGACTCGGACACGGAGGCCAAGTCGGGTGCGGCGGACGGCCCTTCGGTGATCGCTCCGGGCCTGCCGGGCGAGGCGAACAGCACCCTCTCGGCCGAGGAGGCGGCGGACCGGCGCGCCGAGGACGACACCCCGAACTCGGCCGACGTGGCCTATGCCCGCAAGATGATCGAGCACCACGCCCAGGCGCTGGAGATGACCCGGCTCGTCCCGGACCGGGCCCGGTCGGGGGACGTGAAGCGCCTCGCCCTGCGCATCTCCGCCTCGCAGCAGCCGGAGATCGAGACCATGCGGGGCTGGCTGAAGACCCACGGCAAGTCGGAGACCGCCGACACCCACACCCATGACACGATGCCCGGCATGGCCACCGCGGCGCAGCTCGAGAAGCTGCGCGCGGCGGACGGCAAGGCGTTCGACGACCTCTTCCTGACCCTGATGATCGCCCATCACGAGGGCGCGATCACCATGGCCACCGACGTCAAGGCACAGGGCAACAACCTGCTGATCGAGGAGATGGCGGACGACGTGGTGGCCCAGCAGACGAGCGAGATCAACCGGATGCGCCGGATGCTGTGA
- a CDS encoding DUF6214 family protein, producing MLEASFLNLSDRSAEDGTVSVRPAWEVREGAGATSWFHVRLEFPDGARVELLAVVADGHVSIEDVRAQPALSLIDLTELADWIEGPLFEWCGGGVPAAVEAQVALPAAGEAGGPEGYGGVGGGGGYGAGDAVDGCGLPAEPGGTPEPGGTPEPGGIAGLGAAVEPAVPAEEPVPVGPAEDAVSAVPAERSEPPGPPGPPGPRRARAAWPRGAQGRWLVAQEYRAAQEDGFDPVLAVMCATGHSRRRSLRLIAQARDAGYLAPRHARR from the coding sequence GTGCTAGAAGCATCGTTTCTTAATCTTTCCGATCGGTCCGCCGAGGACGGCACGGTGTCCGTCCGGCCCGCCTGGGAGGTGCGGGAGGGTGCCGGTGCCACGTCCTGGTTCCATGTGCGGCTGGAGTTCCCGGACGGCGCGCGGGTCGAGCTGCTGGCCGTCGTCGCCGACGGGCACGTCTCCATCGAGGACGTCCGCGCCCAGCCGGCCCTCTCCCTGATCGACCTGACGGAGCTGGCGGACTGGATCGAGGGACCGCTGTTCGAGTGGTGCGGCGGGGGTGTGCCCGCGGCGGTGGAAGCCCAGGTGGCCCTTCCGGCGGCCGGTGAGGCCGGCGGGCCCGAGGGGTACGGCGGAGTCGGCGGGGGCGGGGGATACGGCGCCGGTGACGCCGTCGACGGGTGCGGCCTGCCGGCTGAGCCCGGTGGCACCCCTGAGCCCGGCGGCACCCCCGAGCCCGGTGGCATCGCCGGTCTCGGCGCCGCCGTCGAACCCGCCGTGCCGGCCGAGGAGCCCGTACCCGTCGGCCCTGCCGAGGACGCCGTGAGCGCTGTGCCCGCCGAGCGCTCCGAGCCGCCTGGACCCCCCGGACCCCCCGGACCCCGTCGGGCCCGGGCCGCGTGGCCCCGTGGGGCTCAGGGGCGGTGGCTGGTCGCGCAGGAGTACCGCGCCGCCCAGGAGGACGGCTTCGACCCCGTCCTCGCGGTGATGTGCGCGACCGGGCACAGCCGTCGCAGGTCGCTGCGGCTGATCGCCCAGGCGCGGGACGCCGGGTACCTGGCGCCGCGGCACGCGCGACGGTGA
- a CDS encoding FAD-dependent oxidoreductase encodes MLRVAVVGSGPSGVYTAQCLVQQDPEVRVDVLDRLPCPYGLVRYGVAPDHEKIKSLQRNLRTVLEHERVRFLGGVPVGAGGVGVDRLRELYHAVVYCVGASADRRLGIPGEELPGSWSATEFVSWYSAHPDTVTDGFVRGARSAVVIGVGNVAVDVTRILARGVAELSPTDMPEGALTALAASEITEISMVGRRGPSQARFTTKELRELGALPDTDVIVDEAELALDPAYRDPSGLPPAQRRNVEVLRAWTALPDRGARRRIRLRFFLRPVELLADGGRVGAVRFERTAPDGHGGVTGTGRFEVIEAQLVLRSVGYLGVPLDGLPFDAERGTVPQRDGRVLREGAVAPGEYVAGWIKRGPTGVIGTNRPCAKETVASLLADAPALASRAVPGDALPLLREAGVEPVGWDGWLAIERAEAALGASLGRGVVKLPDWAALWAAAGR; translated from the coding sequence GTGCTGCGTGTCGCCGTGGTCGGATCCGGCCCCAGCGGGGTCTACACCGCCCAGTGCCTGGTCCAGCAGGATCCCGAGGTGCGCGTCGATGTCCTGGACCGGCTGCCGTGCCCGTACGGCCTGGTCCGGTACGGCGTCGCCCCGGACCACGAGAAGATCAAGTCGCTCCAGCGGAACCTGCGGACCGTGCTGGAGCACGAGCGCGTGCGCTTCCTGGGCGGCGTCCCGGTCGGGGCGGGCGGGGTGGGCGTCGACCGGCTGCGCGAGCTGTACCACGCGGTCGTGTACTGCGTGGGCGCCTCCGCCGACCGGCGGCTCGGCATCCCCGGCGAGGAGCTGCCGGGCAGTTGGTCGGCGACGGAGTTCGTGTCCTGGTACAGCGCCCATCCGGACACGGTCACCGACGGTTTCGTGCGGGGCGCCCGGTCGGCCGTGGTGATCGGCGTGGGGAACGTCGCGGTGGACGTCACCCGGATCCTGGCCCGCGGCGTGGCCGAGCTGAGCCCGACGGACATGCCCGAGGGGGCGCTGACCGCGCTGGCCGCGAGCGAGATCACGGAGATCAGCATGGTGGGCCGGCGCGGCCCCTCCCAGGCCCGCTTCACCACCAAGGAACTGCGGGAGCTGGGCGCGCTGCCGGACACCGACGTGATCGTGGACGAGGCGGAACTCGCGCTGGATCCGGCGTACCGCGACCCGTCCGGGCTGCCGCCCGCGCAGCGCCGTAACGTCGAGGTCCTGCGCGCCTGGACGGCCCTTCCCGACCGGGGCGCACGGCGGCGGATCAGGCTGCGGTTCTTCCTGCGGCCGGTCGAACTCCTCGCGGACGGCGGCCGGGTGGGCGCCGTGCGGTTCGAGCGGACCGCGCCGGACGGACACGGCGGGGTGACCGGGACCGGCCGATTCGAGGTGATCGAGGCGCAGTTGGTGCTGCGGTCCGTGGGCTACCTCGGAGTGCCGCTGGACGGACTGCCGTTCGACGCGGAGCGGGGCACGGTGCCGCAGCGGGACGGCAGGGTGCTGCGCGAGGGCGCGGTGGCGCCCGGCGAGTACGTGGCGGGCTGGATCAAGCGCGGCCCGACCGGGGTCATCGGCACCAACCGGCCGTGCGCGAAGGAGACGGTGGCCTCGCTCCTCGCCGACGCTCCCGCCCTCGCCTCCCGGGCGGTGCCCGGCGACGCGCTCCCGCTGCTGCGGGAGGCCGGGGTGGAGCCGGTCGGGTGGGACGGCTGGCTGGCGATCGAGCGGGCCGAGGCGGCGCTCGGAGCCTCTCTGGGGCGGGGCGTGGTGAAGCTGCCGGACTGGGCGGCCCTGTGGGCGGCCGCGGGTCGCTGA